The Streptomyces laurentii genome contains a region encoding:
- a CDS encoding beta-glucosidase (Fibronectin type III-like domain; pfam14310;~Glycosyl hydrolase family 3 N terminal domain; pfam00933;~beta-D-glucoside glucohydrolase; Provisional;~beta-glucosidase [Streptomyces sp. PAMC26508];~identified by MetaGeneAnnotator; putative) produces MTLEEKTAQLYGVWVGASAEGTEVAPHQHDMEAAVDLAALLPAGLGQLTRPFGTVPVDPALGALSLMRTQARIAAANRFGIPAIAHEECLAGFAAWGATAYPVPLSWGATFDPALIGEMAAAIGRDLRAVGVHQGLAPVLDVVRDARWGRVEETIGEDPYLVGTIATAYVRGLESAGIVATLKHFAGYSASRAGRNLAPVGMGARERADVILPPFEMAVRESGVRAVMHAYTDTDGIPSAADERLLTGLLRDTWGFGGTVVADYFGIAFLNTLHGVAGSDGEAAGLALAAGVDVELPTVKTFGAPLLDAVRDGRVPEKLVDRAVRRVLAQKAELGLLDADWSPVPAVLRDADTTAGPDAVRGTVDLDPAANRELAGRIAERAIVLLRNDGILPLAPGSHTVRRIALIGPTAEAPTAVLGCYSFPVHVGGQHPDMPLGIELPTLAEALRAEFPDVEIVVAPGTGVDDHATEGFAEAVALARGADVVVAALGDRAGLFGRGTSGEGCDAESLELPGAQGMLLDALLDAGTPVVTVLLAGRPYALGRAADESAAVVQSFFPGEAGTAALAAVLSGRTAPSGRLPVSVPRRAGAQPSTYLAARLGHAGEVSNIDPTPAFGFGHGLTYTTFAWSDLTVEDTEAATDGAFALALTVANTGERAGTEVVQLYLHDPVASVVQPVQRLIAYARVDGLEPGESRRIRVTVPADLASFTGREGTRIVEPGELELRFGASSTRPLLTTRVTLTGPVRELDHRRRLHASVEVD; encoded by the coding sequence ATGACGCTGGAGGAGAAGACCGCCCAGCTGTACGGCGTGTGGGTCGGCGCCTCCGCCGAGGGCACCGAAGTCGCCCCGCACCAGCACGACATGGAGGCGGCCGTCGACCTCGCCGCGCTGCTGCCGGCCGGTCTCGGCCAGCTCACCCGGCCCTTCGGCACCGTGCCCGTCGACCCCGCGCTCGGCGCCCTGTCCCTGATGCGGACGCAGGCGCGGATCGCCGCCGCGAACCGGTTCGGCATCCCGGCCATCGCCCACGAGGAGTGCCTCGCGGGCTTCGCCGCCTGGGGCGCCACCGCGTATCCCGTCCCGCTGTCCTGGGGCGCCACCTTCGATCCCGCGCTGATCGGCGAGATGGCCGCGGCCATCGGCCGCGACCTGCGGGCGGTCGGCGTGCACCAGGGGCTCGCGCCCGTCCTCGACGTCGTCCGCGACGCGCGCTGGGGGCGGGTCGAGGAGACCATCGGCGAGGACCCGTACCTCGTCGGGACGATCGCCACCGCGTACGTACGGGGGCTGGAGTCCGCCGGGATCGTCGCCACCCTCAAGCACTTCGCCGGGTACTCCGCCTCCCGGGCGGGCCGCAACCTCGCCCCGGTCGGCATGGGCGCCCGGGAGCGGGCGGACGTGATCCTGCCGCCGTTCGAGATGGCGGTCCGGGAGAGCGGGGTACGGGCGGTCATGCACGCCTACACCGACACCGACGGCATCCCGTCGGCCGCCGACGAGCGGCTGCTCACCGGGCTGCTCCGGGACACCTGGGGCTTCGGCGGCACGGTGGTGGCCGACTACTTCGGCATCGCGTTCCTCAACACCCTGCACGGGGTGGCTGGTTCGGACGGCGAGGCGGCCGGGCTCGCGCTCGCCGCCGGGGTCGACGTGGAACTGCCCACCGTCAAGACCTTCGGCGCCCCGCTCCTCGACGCGGTCCGGGACGGGCGCGTGCCCGAGAAGCTGGTGGACCGCGCGGTCCGCCGGGTCCTCGCGCAGAAGGCCGAACTGGGGCTGCTCGACGCCGACTGGAGCCCCGTTCCGGCGGTGCTGCGCGACGCCGACACGACGGCCGGACCCGATGCCGTGCGAGGGACGGTGGACCTGGACCCGGCCGCCAACCGGGAGTTGGCCGGGCGGATCGCCGAACGGGCGATCGTGCTCCTGCGGAACGACGGCATCCTGCCTCTCGCTCCCGGGTCCCACACGGTGCGCCGGATCGCGCTGATCGGGCCCACCGCCGAGGCGCCCACCGCCGTCCTCGGCTGCTACTCCTTCCCCGTCCACGTCGGCGGACAGCACCCCGACATGCCGCTCGGCATCGAACTGCCCACGCTGGCCGAGGCGTTGAGGGCCGAGTTCCCGGACGTCGAGATCGTCGTCGCGCCCGGCACCGGGGTCGACGACCACGCCACCGAGGGCTTCGCCGAGGCCGTGGCGCTCGCCCGTGGGGCGGACGTCGTCGTGGCGGCCCTCGGCGACCGGGCCGGGCTCTTCGGACGCGGCACCAGCGGCGAGGGCTGCGACGCGGAGTCCCTTGAACTCCCTGGGGCTCAGGGGATGTTGCTGGACGCGCTGCTCGATGCCGGTACGCCGGTGGTGACGGTCCTGCTGGCCGGCCGGCCGTACGCGCTCGGGCGCGCCGCCGACGAGTCCGCGGCCGTCGTGCAGTCCTTCTTCCCGGGCGAGGCGGGGACCGCCGCGCTGGCCGCCGTCCTCAGCGGGCGGACCGCCCCGAGCGGCCGGCTGCCGGTGAGCGTGCCGCGCCGGGCGGGCGCCCAGCCGTCCACGTATCTCGCCGCCCGGCTCGGCCACGCGGGCGAGGTCTCCAACATCGACCCGACCCCGGCGTTCGGTTTCGGGCACGGCCTGACGTACACCACGTTCGCCTGGAGCGACCTCACGGTCGAGGACACCGAGGCGGCCACGGACGGCGCGTTCGCGCTCGCCCTCACCGTCGCCAACACCGGCGAGCGGGCCGGCACCGAGGTCGTCCAGCTGTATCTGCACGATCCCGTGGCCTCCGTGGTCCAGCCCGTCCAGCGGCTGATCGCCTACGCGCGGGTCGACGGTCTGGAGCCCGGGGAGAGCCGGCGGATCCGGGTGACCGTCCCGGCGGATCTCGCCTCGTTCACCGGCCGGGAGGGGACGCGGATCGTGGAGCCGGGCGAGCTGGAGCTGCGGTTCGGCGCGTCCAGCACCCGGCCGCTGCTCAC